Proteins found in one Candidatus Poribacteria bacterium genomic segment:
- a CDS encoding RNA polymerase sigma factor, giving the protein MHSEELIDASDAELVVVALAGNTQAFDVLVNRYRRAMLAVAQQIVRNAADAEDVVQDAFLRAFESLPQLTDLNRFGAWLHSITRNRALRYYRNSSRYQPQEDMEPHLNRVSDTSAADPAHIVENELTQQAVRDAIQNLPADYQSVIELYYWAEMPQQRMAEFLSLPLTTVKWRLRKAKEMLKENLEKYGYGEDM; this is encoded by the coding sequence ATGCATTCCGAAGAATTGATTGACGCGAGTGATGCCGAGTTGGTTGTTGTCGCACTTGCGGGTAATACACAAGCATTTGATGTGTTAGTAAATCGCTACCGACGCGCAATGTTGGCAGTTGCACAACAAATTGTCCGAAACGCCGCGGATGCAGAAGATGTCGTGCAGGACGCGTTTTTACGGGCTTTTGAATCACTGCCACAACTTACTGATTTGAATCGGTTTGGGGCGTGGCTGCATTCAATTACGCGGAACCGTGCCTTGCGTTACTACAGAAATAGCAGTCGCTATCAACCGCAGGAGGATATGGAACCACACTTAAATAGGGTATCTGATACATCGGCGGCGGATCCGGCGCATATTGTAGAAAACGAATTGACGCAGCAGGCAGTTCGAGACGCTATTCAGAACCTACCAGCCGACTATCAGTCGGTAATTGAACTCTATTATTGGGCAGAGATGCCTCAGCAACGGATGGCTGAGTTTCTATCGCTACCACTGACAACTGTGAAGTGGCGGCTCCGTAAGGCGAAAGAGATGCTAAAAGAAAATTTAGAAAAATACGGTTACGGCGAGGATATGTGA
- a CDS encoding DUF4097 family beta strand repeat-containing protein — MEEQRQEQQQELRGLFQMLDHTAKIAEDAALTGAFSGGETRCITQFNNVLARLKELNAVPDGLFDELDAEASFGQIGIACHQLAAYLNDGLDTTTDAKGWFASVFGERFMENLAEEAIDKPLGDMIRKAVPDFLTETTLEDIVETFPVAAGGKLTIDADCGGIDVQSTADDTVSVRIQRAAQIKTNRRAAEILKNLDVQITHEGSDVKIEAKFTGNAKRWQKRKNDLDVQFDILVPQHYNLDLQTACDDISAVNVTGDVNVETFRAGLRLQDITGRIDAVTSIGNIDLKAFNGDVVLQTTGGNIAIAAGSGDVKAETSGGNVQAVQVIGAVNGQTSGGNVILRGCQGGAELKTAGGSIEVENDGPVLAKASGGSIRCQLQKVATNQNLLLDLETTGGSINVSLVPDIAATVEAKVLSGSVTTEFPVTVEASGTVKPDQLRGVINGGGPLLKLRSVGGNIVLRKTEEENSTEV, encoded by the coding sequence ATGGAAGAACAGAGACAGGAGCAACAACAGGAGCTCAGAGGTCTTTTCCAGATGTTGGATCACACCGCAAAGATCGCAGAGGATGCAGCGTTAACAGGTGCCTTTAGTGGTGGCGAAACACGATGCATTACCCAATTCAATAATGTTCTTGCCCGCTTGAAAGAACTCAACGCTGTACCTGACGGACTTTTCGACGAACTTGACGCTGAAGCGTCTTTTGGTCAAATCGGGATTGCCTGCCATCAACTCGCAGCTTACCTTAATGACGGGTTAGATACAACCACGGATGCTAAGGGATGGTTCGCCAGCGTTTTCGGAGAACGATTCATGGAAAATCTGGCGGAAGAAGCCATAGATAAACCGCTTGGAGATATGATCCGAAAGGCGGTTCCAGATTTTTTGACCGAGACAACATTGGAGGACATCGTCGAAACTTTCCCCGTTGCAGCGGGTGGAAAACTAACGATTGATGCCGACTGCGGTGGGATTGACGTACAAAGCACAGCGGATGATACCGTCTCGGTCCGCATTCAACGCGCCGCGCAGATAAAAACGAATCGGCGGGCGGCGGAAATCCTCAAGAATCTTGATGTTCAGATAACACACGAGGGCTCCGATGTTAAAATTGAGGCGAAGTTCACAGGGAACGCAAAACGCTGGCAGAAGCGGAAAAACGATCTTGATGTTCAGTTTGATATCCTCGTGCCACAGCACTATAACCTCGATTTGCAAACCGCATGTGACGACATTTCTGCCGTGAATGTTACAGGCGACGTGAACGTAGAGACATTCCGCGCAGGGCTCCGTTTGCAAGATATTACGGGGCGTATTGATGCGGTCACATCCATCGGGAACATTGATCTTAAGGCATTTAATGGAGATGTGGTGCTTCAAACGACGGGCGGGAATATTGCGATTGCAGCTGGGAGCGGTGATGTTAAAGCCGAAACTTCAGGCGGAAACGTACAAGCTGTTCAGGTCATAGGTGCGGTTAATGGGCAAACCTCCGGCGGCAATGTTATCCTACGCGGCTGCCAAGGTGGTGCAGAACTCAAAACGGCTGGTGGAAGTATAGAGGTCGAAAACGACGGACCTGTCCTTGCGAAAGCGAGTGGTGGTTCCATCCGTTGCCAACTTCAAAAGGTAGCCACCAATCAGAACTTACTGTTAGATTTGGAGACAACGGGTGGCAGTATTAATGTCTCACTCGTTCCAGATATCGCTGCGACTGTCGAGGCTAAAGTACTTAGTGGCTCAGTAACGACAGAATTCCCGGTAACCGTAGAAGCATCAGGGACTGTAAAACCTGATCAGTTGCGGGGAGTTATTAATGGCGGCGGCCCACTGCTAAAACTCCGTTCCGTTGGTGGAAATATCGTCCTAAGGAAAACAGAAGAAGAAAATTCGACAGAGGTGTAA
- a CDS encoding DUF2752 domain-containing protein, with protein sequence MLQSRRRELTLVGLFVWYILSVGVFIILLLPFVVPQHQLAQFIPECTWQSQFQKPCAFCGMSTAFYAISRGDFAQAHHLNPLSLYIYFTFLLNTLCAVITLKRNTRFLKNIGAMPHNDNVLS encoded by the coding sequence GTGTTACAGAGCAGACGAAGGGAATTGACGTTAGTTGGGTTGTTTGTGTGGTACATCTTGAGCGTAGGTGTTTTTATAATACTTCTGCTGCCGTTTGTTGTGCCACAACACCAGTTAGCGCAATTTATCCCCGAATGCACTTGGCAATCACAATTTCAGAAACCGTGTGCTTTTTGTGGGATGAGTACCGCATTCTACGCGATCTCGCGCGGCGATTTCGCTCAGGCACATCACTTGAATCCACTAAGCCTTTATATCTACTTCACCTTTCTGCTAAACACACTCTGCGCAGTGATCACTTTAAAGCGAAACACACGTTTTCTAAAAAATATAGGGGCAATGCCGCATAACGATAATGTATTGTCATAA
- a CDS encoding LamG domain-containing protein: MKVVTVTSALLLLIGLTAQPVLSQNVSDGIVAYWAFNEKDGDTATDSSGNGHDGKLMGDPQWTDDGYFGGALEFDQDADEVNVPYHEDLNQEVFTICAWANVEPGSANHRAVVSSRADFPQRGFIFYAEPGNTWEFWIGAGANHWKPVRGPDVNLGEWDHLAGTYADGNHKFYVNGEFIGEENFDIDVNPSEEFLIGAGGNERPTHTYLFKGMIDEVRLYDRVLDEDEIAAVMESDSLAVEAVGKLAVTWGKLKTDFLE; encoded by the coding sequence ATGAAAGTTGTAACTGTTACATCTGCTTTACTATTACTCATTGGACTCACCGCGCAACCTGTGCTATCCCAAAATGTTAGTGATGGGATCGTCGCGTATTGGGCATTCAATGAAAAAGATGGCGATACTGCAACCGACTCAAGTGGCAACGGACATGATGGCAAACTGATGGGAGACCCACAATGGACTGATGATGGCTACTTCGGCGGCGCGCTTGAATTTGATCAAGATGCCGATGAGGTGAACGTTCCTTATCATGAGGATCTTAATCAAGAAGTCTTTACGATATGTGCGTGGGCAAACGTGGAACCGGGGAGCGCAAACCATCGGGCTGTTGTCTCTTCTCGTGCGGACTTTCCGCAACGCGGGTTTATCTTCTATGCTGAGCCCGGCAATACGTGGGAATTTTGGATTGGTGCCGGAGCGAATCATTGGAAACCCGTTCGGGGACCAGATGTGAATCTCGGTGAATGGGATCACCTCGCTGGCACTTATGCCGATGGTAACCATAAATTCTACGTAAATGGTGAATTTATAGGAGAAGAGAACTTTGATATTGATGTTAATCCGAGCGAGGAATTCCTCATAGGGGCAGGCGGGAATGAACGTCCTACGCATACCTACCTTTTCAAAGGTATGATTGATGAAGTACGCCTTTATGATCGTGTGCTGGACGAAGACGAAATTGCAGCCGTAATGGAAAGTGATTCATTGGCTGTTGAAGCCGTTGGTAAGCTTGCGGTGACGTGGGGAAAACTCAAAACTGACTTTTTAGAGTAA
- a CDS encoding restriction endonuclease subunit S, protein MSKTTIHHRFSTGYKQTNLGPLPNTWKAVLLGDLFVFKNGLNKAKGFFGSGTPIVNYMDVFEHPGLRPGDLLGRVNLTPEEIRNFKVQKGDVFFTRTSETVEDIGVASVMLYEPHDTVFSGFVLRARSRDGRLDDHYKQYCFANRVVRSQIISNATYTTRALTNGRTLSTVWIAVPPTPEQRAIAEALSDVDGLINALDALIAKKRAIKQATMQQLLTGRTRLPGFSGAWETKQIGDVASLCSEKNNLGADIPVLTCSKHLGFVDSLSYFKNQVFSKDLSSYKIIRRGQIGYPINHVEEGSIGLQDLYDVALVSPIYVVCSPKKDINSFFLHRLLKLESYRQEFANATTSSINRRGSLRWPVFSKIHVTLPPIDEQVAIAAVLNDVEIEIAALEKRRDKTHAIKQSMMQQLLTGRVRLLKSE, encoded by the coding sequence ATGAGTAAAACCACTATTCACCATAGGTTTTCAACAGGCTACAAACAGACAAATCTCGGACCTCTTCCTAATACTTGGAAAGCAGTACTTCTTGGAGATCTCTTTGTATTCAAAAACGGTCTAAATAAGGCCAAGGGATTTTTCGGTAGTGGAACACCTATCGTCAACTATATGGATGTTTTTGAACACCCAGGCCTTAGACCAGGTGATCTGTTGGGACGGGTAAACTTAACACCGGAGGAAATCAGGAATTTCAAAGTCCAAAAGGGCGACGTGTTCTTTACCCGCACATCGGAAACGGTTGAAGATATTGGGGTGGCATCCGTTATGCTCTATGAACCTCACGATACCGTATTTAGTGGCTTTGTTCTTCGTGCTAGGTCCCGTGATGGGCGACTCGACGATCACTACAAGCAGTACTGTTTTGCAAATAGAGTTGTCAGATCCCAAATCATATCAAATGCAACATACACAACGCGTGCCCTGACCAACGGTCGCACACTGTCTACTGTATGGATTGCCGTCCCACCAACTCCAGAACAACGCGCCATCGCCGAGGCGTTGTCAGATGTGGACGGGTTAATCAACGCATTGGACGCACTCATCGCCAAAAAGCGTGCAATCAAACAAGCCACCATGCAGCAACTGCTCACCGGTAGGACACGCCTGCCCGGCTTCAGCGGTGCATGGGAAACAAAGCAAATCGGCGATGTGGCAAGTCTATGTAGCGAGAAGAATAATTTAGGCGCGGATATCCCGGTTTTGACCTGTTCTAAGCACCTGGGATTCGTTGATTCGCTTAGTTACTTCAAGAACCAAGTCTTTAGCAAAGACCTGAGTAGCTACAAAATCATCAGACGCGGCCAGATAGGTTATCCAATAAATCATGTTGAAGAAGGATCAATCGGACTTCAGGACCTCTATGATGTAGCTCTTGTTAGTCCAATTTATGTCGTGTGCTCACCGAAGAAGGACATCAATAGTTTCTTCCTCCACAGATTACTGAAGCTTGAATCCTACCGCCAAGAGTTTGCCAATGCTACTACGTCTTCCATTAATCGCCGGGGAAGTTTAAGATGGCCTGTATTCTCAAAAATTCATGTTACTCTCCCACCCATCGACGAGCAAGTTGCTATCGCTGCAGTCCTCAATGATGTGGAGATTGAGATTGCAGCTCTTGAGAAACGCCGAGACAAAACTCACGCTATCAAACAAAGCATGATGCAGCAGCTTCTCACGGGGCGCGTGCGGTTGTTGAAATCGGAATAA
- a CDS encoding TIR domain-containing protein encodes MARQRTIKFPPKRGKLTICQIEQAVDKVIQKRRAQETITSTPKEDRSEKYDVFISFCADDSDAINLLSTLLKNENSNIVFSDLSPRAPFNSEKSDHIKPDIRERIRQSSVTVVYVSDKTANSEWVDWEIRESLAQGKGVLAMHKGDTRPKHLPKAIVENNIKVLPWKQQLINDTIQGQAETGLPESLPSDIKSKVINLLTAGAMSRSELSKKLGQKKPTGHLHNVIRGLLDDQMIEYTLPDKPRSRRQQYQLTDKGRTELSKLKSRDAV; translated from the coding sequence ATGGCAAGACAAAGAACTATCAAATTCCCACCCAAACGTGGGAAACTCACAATCTGCCAAATTGAACAGGCAGTAGATAAGGTCATTCAAAAGAGGCGCGCGCAAGAGACAATAACTTCAACACCGAAAGAGGATAGAAGTGAAAAATACGACGTGTTTATTAGTTTTTGCGCGGATGATTCCGATGCCATCAACCTCCTCAGTACGCTGCTCAAAAATGAAAATAGCAATATTGTGTTTAGCGATCTCTCTCCGAGAGCACCGTTCAATAGCGAAAAATCGGATCACATCAAACCTGACATCCGAGAACGTATTCGCCAAAGTTCGGTTACTGTCGTGTATGTATCGGATAAAACTGCAAATAGCGAATGGGTAGACTGGGAAATACGAGAAAGCCTCGCACAGGGAAAAGGTGTTCTTGCCATGCACAAAGGTGACACTCGACCTAAACACCTCCCGAAGGCAATCGTTGAGAACAATATTAAGGTGTTACCTTGGAAGCAGCAGCTTATAAATGATACTATACAGGGACAAGCAGAGACAGGACTGCCAGAGTCCCTCCCTTCAGATATCAAATCGAAAGTCATAAACTTACTCACCGCTGGTGCGATGTCAAGATCCGAATTGTCCAAGAAATTAGGACAGAAGAAGCCTACCGGTCATCTCCACAACGTTATTCGAGGCCTTCTGGATGATCAGATGATTGAATACACACTACCAGATAAACCCAGAAGTCGAAGGCAGCAGTACCAATTGACTGACAAAGGAAGGACCGAACTCTCAAAGTTGAAATCAAGAGATGCAGTATAA